Proteins from one Gimesia maris genomic window:
- a CDS encoding MFS transporter yields MSHAYRSLICLTLTHIIVDASAIVVGPLWGEIERVHSLTENGLFLVLTIHALASSLAQPVFGYIRDRYPIKSILWLGPLLGAVMMPLVGPANSVFFLCVALLLGGIGIGSFHPEAAVVAGSLIPERRTRSLSLFMFGGAMGLAVGPIICGAIVSTWGLSSVWILAPLYAGLILLLYRIGKPPAALFERDRKQKSQSLSQMLEGRVLLASFLFMVCSLRLVPNMAMDKLISFILKDQDISAFQIGLIQSVFLFSASAGMLLMAFRFKSGHEKLFMIVCPLLGIPLMLVLGWEGCPIWLMTLLLIPSGLILWGTSPAMVSYSHQLFPKGGGVASAITMGMAWGGGGMIQAKITSHFVALGIPQRAFHAIIPCLILAAVGAMLLPALPSVAESKKEVVETV; encoded by the coding sequence ATGTCTCACGCCTATCGTAGTCTGATTTGTCTCACGCTCACTCATATCATTGTTGATGCTTCAGCAATTGTAGTTGGTCCCTTGTGGGGAGAAATCGAACGTGTTCATTCTTTAACGGAAAATGGTCTGTTCCTCGTACTGACCATCCATGCGCTGGCATCGTCACTGGCACAGCCCGTGTTCGGATACATCCGTGACCGATACCCGATCAAATCCATCTTGTGGCTCGGGCCACTTCTGGGGGCAGTGATGATGCCGCTGGTCGGACCGGCAAACAGTGTCTTTTTTCTGTGTGTGGCTTTACTGCTGGGGGGTATCGGCATCGGTTCTTTTCATCCGGAAGCGGCAGTGGTCGCAGGTTCCCTGATTCCGGAACGACGTACGCGAAGCCTGTCGCTCTTCATGTTTGGTGGCGCGATGGGGCTGGCGGTCGGGCCGATTATCTGCGGTGCGATCGTTTCCACGTGGGGCCTGTCGAGCGTCTGGATACTGGCGCCGTTGTATGCCGGACTGATTCTTCTGCTTTACAGGATTGGAAAACCACCGGCGGCTTTGTTTGAGCGGGATCGAAAACAAAAATCGCAGTCTCTGTCACAAATGCTGGAGGGACGCGTACTGTTAGCGAGCTTTCTGTTTATGGTCTGCTCACTCAGGCTGGTTCCCAATATGGCGATGGATAAACTGATTTCTTTCATTCTGAAAGATCAGGACATTTCTGCATTTCAGATCGGTTTGATCCAGTCTGTCTTTTTGTTTTCGGCCAGTGCCGGGATGTTGTTGATGGCATTTCGCTTCAAATCCGGTCATGAAAAGCTATTCATGATTGTCTGTCCTCTGCTGGGCATTCCCCTCATGCTAGTACTGGGCTGGGAAGGATGTCCGATCTGGTTGATGACGCTGTTGCTGATTCCCAGTGGTCTGATCTTGTGGGGCACGAGTCCCGCGATGGTCTCTTATTCGCATCAGCTGTTCCCCAAAGGGGGAGGTGTCGCGTCTGCGATCACGATGGGGATGGCCTGGGGCGGAGGTGGCATGATTCAGGCAAAGATCACCAGTCACTTTGTCGCGCTGGGGATTCCTCAGCGGGCATTCCATGCGATTATTCCCTGTCTGATACTGGCAGCGGTGGGGGCGATGCTGTTGCCGGCGTTGCCCTCTGTTGCAGAATCAAAAAAGGAAGTTGTCGAAACCGTGTGA